Proteins from a single region of Lujinxingia litoralis:
- a CDS encoding pilus assembly FimT family protein codes for MPGKPKRRVLHPLNRGFTLVEVMIAVVIVGLLAALVMPTVSQAVRQNSSRGLNRQLAQAFQDARSYAMGRGEVMLAVVEQGDNANSRVRFFRSTNQAMSCADAAITVPAPGAAMIEIELVSSGTGLAIAGVDPAGEGTVARPLCISPAGRVLDRDGRILHSDGGCPGYNFRFWLADPEVTLDAGVEECPARGASDDVLFDLRVQRQLSSFTMIHVPFNGQARVIQ; via the coding sequence ATGCCCGGCAAACCAAAGAGACGAGTGCTGCATCCCCTAAATCGCGGTTTCACGCTGGTGGAGGTGATGATCGCGGTGGTGATCGTGGGGTTGTTGGCCGCCCTGGTCATGCCGACGGTGTCCCAGGCGGTGCGTCAGAATAGCAGCCGGGGGCTCAACCGGCAGTTGGCCCAGGCGTTTCAGGACGCGCGCTCGTACGCGATGGGACGTGGGGAGGTGATGCTGGCGGTGGTGGAGCAGGGCGATAACGCCAATAGCCGGGTGCGCTTCTTTCGTTCGACGAATCAGGCCATGAGCTGCGCCGATGCCGCGATTACGGTGCCGGCGCCCGGGGCGGCGATGATCGAGATCGAGCTGGTCTCCTCGGGGACCGGGCTGGCGATTGCGGGCGTGGATCCGGCCGGCGAAGGCACGGTGGCGCGTCCGCTGTGCATTTCTCCGGCCGGCCGGGTGCTCGATCGCGACGGTCGGATTCTGCACAGCGATGGTGGTTGCCCGGGGTACAATTTTCGGTTCTGGCTGGCGGACCCGGAGGTGACGCTGGACGCCGGCGTGGAGGAGTGCCCGGCGCGTGGCGCGAGCGACGATGTGCTCTTTGACCTCCGCGTGCAGCGGCAGCTCTCGAGTTTCACGATGATTCATGTCCCCTTTAACGGTCAGGCGCGGGTGATCCAATGA
- a CDS encoding PilC/PilY family type IV pilus protein, translating to MDTRRQLLVSGLGLVTVAGAAMVMMSAPREVQSQSPVELGIAQSPVVTIVMDTSASMEWTERGEGRYPELASVSGAHPSGDHMDTWRPGSALNLPGSARVDGTPVSGTPVTTVGPCMVWHPFDGSSNHKCQDYVRPPACGEFSECDDFEEGKTTNRQRDTLEDMRNNELMRLTDGNKPRHIQIKEILTGDMYLRYDDQPKVGPGCWFVPRSRGAATDEQVCCGNFDQSSWSCDNTGDRFDRFIDYDDPRPHYQEVYNEQDSNGLLDAMGRTTIFSVVMFDGYRGDGQGAGGWDFPMDDVVADEFGGVAGGAEGAGCAGGPCYNLGLFRFVGPTELSLTADEMDNTSLYVQEAIVNAGQLDRRKAFLSGKTTDEDGKKKKRPKGARGNWEIPIFDYPLGKQPISMASPFAGVFHDLQQFYSYGQLEDTGDGASPGVLNPFQEDRYAACRPRHVVFFTDGFPEPEAPGGAGNGIGSESLAPAFGYDPARYPYDVTEQAIMDMLTQIEAEMRAANDNQEIEERFAPRVHVLAVNLEEDSERRTNAIQKSAVMAMRGNTCAQYYLPPEMVPLGSFSGQRDINGALQPGTCDPEDLSEPCLVPQNLGYTFDPPDGGDDFNCEHPALILNNNSKASLVSAFQMIFNEIAGSSGLAARTRPSLTSYLDTDGAQGQYRLFSGVQIQGDNVFWKGILNRTLSGCSGSVSLVTSGADLDGLHEDINRLRKAIGEPLDEPVVRERVDTDRRRVFTSMPRFQMEADSEAVTGPMSTFFPMTYALGKVDASSDEFIETTLPGAVNLSESVGTRVRFESGNLKEVFDTYSFTDEDFFNYWGISEDAEAGIAVEIFMNDMVDEYRGRIGPKADRVLGGIYTSNPVTVGPPDLDLLNDGYRAFRQLYANRRTMLYVSTLDGQLHAIHTGEDEVKGRELPSGLGSTISERDHVPAADQREAWAYVPSMLHQELFPNMQRAAQLMDGSPVVGDIRLCHANPALNINRQACGAWISQVPQAAQWRTVLVQGMGAVGQGYFALDVTRTGSPTEAPDPIVLWEFTREWEEHQMQSLEDWRYGPENMSGYDDELDTCRSALADSAFGQWFCGWWGCDDGEEAPDVWGLGMLGTSVSDPAMGMVAMQLGEGAMSLQRPVAVFGGGSTPERSQAPQECVDNVTGRAIYVVDLQSGMIIRRFVEYRDDSDTMKRFPAEMVGSPALYSSSPGDVATRGFIGDAEGRMYRIDMTRPNPEDWEVQLFFDPATEPSPWMIDLDGEYGFSNFGPASYRPALFMNENRNLVVAYGLGERGETSETNSVQMVMAIEEDFEVLEVAGAGGLETVDNIKPRPLWRYYLSKRERLTGEPVVFDGDVFFTTYVEEDAACLAGTSRIYRLEGFPYDYAGGEEGVEAKGGWTEYAGGGAAGLDPSLFLLDGGDAAGVPRWFGPSTPTLIRGLSITMGPVCNDVVDDATLGQTVRESPARKPQLTFTSVGNDSDGNPVPGGGSGDAGGIGGFNIELEPPATHSIPLSWTIVGN from the coding sequence ATGGACACGAGACGACAACTTCTGGTCAGCGGGCTGGGTCTGGTCACCGTCGCCGGGGCGGCGATGGTGATGATGAGTGCCCCGCGTGAGGTGCAGAGCCAGAGCCCGGTGGAGTTGGGCATTGCGCAGTCGCCGGTGGTCACCATCGTGATGGACACCTCGGCCAGTATGGAGTGGACCGAGCGCGGCGAGGGGCGTTATCCGGAGCTCGCGTCCGTCTCGGGGGCTCATCCCTCGGGGGACCATATGGATACCTGGCGTCCGGGCAGTGCGCTGAACCTGCCGGGCTCGGCGCGCGTGGATGGCACCCCGGTCAGTGGTACGCCGGTGACCACGGTGGGCCCGTGCATGGTCTGGCACCCCTTTGATGGCAGCAGCAACCATAAGTGTCAGGACTATGTGCGCCCGCCGGCCTGCGGAGAGTTTTCGGAATGCGACGACTTTGAGGAGGGCAAGACCACCAATCGGCAGCGCGACACGCTGGAGGATATGCGCAACAATGAGCTGATGCGGCTGACCGATGGCAACAAGCCGCGTCACATTCAGATCAAAGAGATCCTCACCGGCGATATGTACCTGCGCTACGACGACCAGCCGAAGGTGGGGCCGGGGTGCTGGTTTGTGCCGCGCTCGCGCGGGGCGGCGACCGATGAGCAGGTCTGCTGCGGGAACTTCGATCAGAGCAGCTGGTCGTGTGACAACACCGGGGATCGTTTTGATCGTTTCATCGATTATGATGATCCGCGCCCTCACTATCAGGAAGTCTACAACGAGCAGGACTCCAACGGTCTGCTCGACGCGATGGGGCGGACCACCATCTTCTCGGTGGTGATGTTTGACGGTTATCGGGGGGATGGTCAGGGGGCCGGCGGGTGGGACTTTCCGATGGATGACGTCGTCGCCGACGAGTTCGGCGGCGTGGCCGGGGGCGCAGAAGGGGCCGGGTGCGCCGGCGGGCCCTGTTACAACCTGGGGCTCTTTCGCTTTGTCGGACCGACGGAGCTCTCGTTGACCGCTGACGAGATGGACAACACCTCGCTCTATGTTCAGGAGGCCATCGTCAACGCCGGTCAGCTGGACCGTCGCAAAGCGTTTCTTTCAGGGAAGACCACCGATGAAGACGGCAAGAAGAAGAAGCGGCCCAAGGGAGCGCGGGGGAACTGGGAGATTCCTATCTTTGACTATCCGCTGGGCAAGCAGCCGATCAGCATGGCCAGCCCCTTTGCCGGGGTGTTCCACGATCTGCAGCAGTTCTACAGCTATGGTCAGCTTGAGGACACCGGGGATGGGGCTTCTCCGGGCGTGTTGAATCCTTTCCAGGAGGATCGCTACGCGGCCTGTCGCCCGCGCCATGTGGTCTTTTTCACCGACGGCTTCCCCGAGCCCGAAGCTCCCGGAGGAGCGGGCAATGGCATCGGCAGTGAGAGTCTGGCGCCGGCCTTTGGTTACGACCCGGCGCGCTATCCCTACGATGTGACCGAGCAGGCCATCATGGACATGCTCACGCAGATCGAAGCGGAGATGCGGGCGGCCAACGACAACCAGGAGATCGAAGAGCGCTTTGCGCCCCGGGTGCACGTGCTGGCGGTCAACCTGGAGGAAGACAGCGAGCGACGCACCAACGCGATTCAGAAGTCGGCGGTGATGGCGATGCGAGGCAACACCTGCGCGCAGTATTACCTGCCGCCGGAGATGGTGCCGCTGGGCTCGTTCAGCGGTCAGCGTGATATCAACGGCGCGTTGCAGCCCGGGACGTGTGATCCGGAGGACCTGAGCGAGCCCTGTCTGGTGCCTCAGAACCTGGGCTACACCTTTGATCCCCCGGATGGCGGCGATGACTTTAACTGTGAACATCCCGCGCTGATCTTGAACAACAACAGCAAGGCGTCGCTGGTGAGCGCCTTCCAGATGATTTTTAACGAGATCGCCGGGTCCTCCGGGCTGGCCGCGCGCACGCGCCCCTCGCTCACCAGCTACCTGGATACCGATGGCGCCCAGGGGCAGTACCGCCTCTTCTCGGGGGTGCAGATTCAGGGCGATAATGTGTTCTGGAAAGGCATTCTCAACCGCACGCTCTCCGGGTGTAGTGGCAGCGTCTCGCTGGTGACCAGTGGCGCGGATCTCGACGGGCTGCATGAAGATATCAATCGGCTGCGCAAGGCCATCGGGGAGCCGCTGGATGAGCCGGTGGTGCGCGAGCGCGTGGATACCGATCGGCGCCGGGTGTTCACGTCGATGCCGCGCTTCCAGATGGAGGCCGACTCCGAAGCGGTGACCGGGCCGATGTCCACCTTCTTCCCGATGACGTACGCTCTGGGCAAGGTCGACGCGAGCTCCGATGAGTTTATCGAAACCACGCTGCCCGGCGCCGTGAACCTGAGTGAGAGTGTGGGGACGCGGGTGCGTTTTGAGTCCGGGAACCTCAAAGAGGTCTTCGACACCTACAGCTTCACCGACGAAGATTTCTTCAATTACTGGGGGATCAGCGAAGATGCGGAAGCAGGGATCGCGGTAGAAATCTTTATGAACGACATGGTCGACGAATATCGCGGGCGCATCGGGCCAAAGGCCGACCGCGTGCTCGGAGGGATCTACACCTCGAACCCGGTGACGGTGGGCCCCCCGGACCTCGATCTGCTCAACGATGGCTACCGCGCCTTCCGTCAACTCTACGCCAACCGGCGCACCATGCTCTACGTGAGCACACTCGATGGGCAGCTGCACGCGATTCACACCGGGGAGGACGAGGTCAAAGGCCGCGAACTTCCCAGCGGGTTGGGGTCCACTATTTCGGAGCGTGACCATGTGCCGGCGGCCGACCAGCGGGAGGCCTGGGCCTATGTGCCCTCGATGCTTCATCAGGAGCTCTTCCCCAACATGCAGCGCGCCGCCCAGCTGATGGATGGCAGTCCGGTGGTGGGAGACATTCGTCTGTGCCACGCGAACCCGGCGCTCAACATCAACCGGCAGGCCTGTGGCGCGTGGATCTCGCAGGTGCCGCAGGCCGCGCAATGGCGCACGGTGCTCGTTCAGGGCATGGGGGCGGTCGGTCAGGGCTACTTCGCGCTCGACGTAACCCGTACCGGCTCGCCGACCGAGGCGCCCGACCCGATCGTGCTCTGGGAGTTCACCCGCGAGTGGGAAGAGCACCAGATGCAGAGCCTGGAAGACTGGCGCTACGGTCCGGAAAATATGTCGGGCTATGACGATGAGCTCGATACCTGCCGCAGTGCGCTGGCAGACTCGGCGTTCGGCCAGTGGTTCTGCGGCTGGTGGGGATGCGACGATGGCGAGGAGGCGCCCGATGTCTGGGGGCTGGGCATGCTCGGGACCTCGGTGAGCGACCCGGCCATGGGCATGGTGGCGATGCAGCTGGGCGAGGGGGCGATGTCTCTGCAGCGCCCGGTGGCGGTGTTCGGCGGTGGTTCGACGCCCGAGCGCTCTCAAGCGCCTCAGGAGTGCGTGGACAATGTCACGGGCCGGGCGATTTACGTCGTCGATCTGCAGAGCGGTATGATCATTCGCCGCTTCGTTGAGTACCGCGACGATTCCGACACCATGAAGCGTTTCCCCGCCGAGATGGTGGGGTCGCCGGCGCTCTACAGCAGCTCGCCGGGCGATGTGGCGACCCGTGGCTTTATCGGGGACGCCGAGGGGCGGATGTACCGCATCGACATGACGCGCCCCAACCCGGAGGACTGGGAGGTTCAGCTCTTCTTTGACCCCGCTACGGAACCCTCGCCATGGATGATCGACCTTGATGGGGAGTACGGTTTCTCAAACTTTGGGCCGGCGTCCTACCGCCCGGCGCTCTTTATGAATGAGAACCGTAACCTGGTGGTTGCCTACGGGCTGGGGGAGCGTGGCGAAACCAGCGAGACCAACTCCGTGCAGATGGTGATGGCGATCGAGGAAGACTTCGAGGTGCTGGAGGTCGCCGGCGCCGGAGGACTGGAGACGGTCGATAACATCAAGCCTCGCCCGCTCTGGCGCTACTACCTGAGTAAGCGTGAGCGTCTGACCGGGGAACCGGTGGTCTTCGACGGAGATGTCTTCTTTACGACGTACGTGGAAGAAGACGCGGCCTGTCTGGCGGGCACCTCGCGCATCTATCGCCTGGAGGGGTTCCCCTACGATTATGCGGGGGGAGAGGAAGGGGTCGAAGCCAAGGGGGGTTGGACCGAGTATGCCGGGGGCGGTGCCGCCGGACTCGATCCTTCGCTCTTTTTGCTCGACGGTGGCGACGCCGCCGGCGTGCCGCGCTGGTTCGGTCCGTCCACCCCCACGCTGATCCGCGGCCTTTCGATCACCATGGGGCCGGTGTGCAACGATGTGGTCGATGATGCCACGCTGGGGCAAACCGTGCGGGAGTCGCCGGCGCGCAAGCCACAGCTGACCTTTACGTCGGTAGGCAACGACAGCGACGGTAATCCGGTGCCCGGCGGCGGCTCCGGGGACGCCGGTGGTATCGGTGGGTTCAATATTGAGCTCGAACCGCCGGCGACGCACTCGATTCCGTTGAGCTGGACGATTGTGGGGAACTGA
- a CDS encoding PilW family protein: MQARPHREIRARGHQSGFTLVELMIAMALVGSLVAAIYGMFARTSDALIDVDAMSGSTDEARFALEMMRNELQSAGAQATPNASVDPWVRPNDSPLYALMPYADWQNDRSVYTGDATLQEIGNRNPQSAFSGLVVVGAYDFPQSFLISEVAPASARIENVERGVGRLLRVDPFDVATNGEVLLDDADPSAQAVVEAAEFRGLRISDRQGYMQFVPINDAVISMGAVVLATEPIAFRGPGRMSGLESIDGADNDYDAAMLDAFWFRVRVDPYDRNNLQLVRHRLDFGALQGLGSPTAADLVGAIAGTTDDEREQNTLVIANHVADFRVWFDCANAAGALEGGPLMVGWNPVSGACLDHPVDGTQPHRARVAHLRLSMRSERERTNRPHFDVSGNAQWLGFEQVNGTMRTYDVDPQHPGAASVITVQTSVDLTNFRMRGL; the protein is encoded by the coding sequence ATGCAAGCACGACCTCACCGAGAGATCCGAGCCCGCGGGCACCAGAGCGGGTTTACGCTGGTGGAGCTGATGATCGCGATGGCGCTCGTTGGCAGCCTGGTGGCCGCGATCTACGGGATGTTTGCCCGGACCTCCGACGCTCTCATCGATGTGGACGCGATGTCTGGCTCGACCGATGAGGCGCGCTTTGCGTTGGAGATGATGCGCAACGAGCTGCAATCGGCCGGTGCTCAGGCTACGCCAAATGCCAGCGTGGACCCCTGGGTGCGCCCCAACGACTCGCCGCTGTATGCGTTGATGCCCTATGCGGACTGGCAGAATGACCGCAGCGTGTATACGGGCGACGCGACGCTGCAGGAGATCGGCAATCGCAATCCGCAGTCGGCGTTTAGCGGGCTGGTGGTGGTGGGCGCGTACGATTTTCCGCAGAGCTTTTTGATCAGCGAGGTGGCTCCGGCCAGCGCGCGCATCGAGAATGTGGAGCGGGGCGTGGGACGGCTGTTGCGCGTGGATCCCTTTGATGTGGCGACCAACGGAGAGGTGCTTCTCGACGATGCTGACCCGAGCGCCCAGGCGGTGGTGGAGGCGGCGGAGTTTCGGGGGCTGCGCATCAGCGATCGTCAGGGGTACATGCAGTTTGTGCCGATCAACGACGCGGTGATTTCCATGGGGGCGGTGGTTCTGGCCACCGAGCCGATTGCGTTTCGGGGCCCGGGGCGGATGAGCGGGCTGGAGAGCATCGATGGCGCAGATAACGACTACGATGCGGCGATGCTCGACGCGTTCTGGTTCCGGGTGCGGGTGGACCCTTACGATCGCAACAACCTTCAGCTGGTCCGTCATCGTCTGGATTTCGGCGCGTTGCAGGGGCTGGGTTCGCCGACGGCGGCCGATTTAGTGGGTGCGATTGCCGGGACTACTGACGACGAGCGCGAGCAGAACACGCTGGTGATCGCCAACCACGTGGCGGACTTTCGGGTGTGGTTTGATTGCGCGAACGCCGCGGGCGCGCTGGAAGGCGGGCCGCTGATGGTGGGCTGGAACCCGGTGAGCGGCGCCTGTCTGGATCATCCGGTCGATGGGACCCAGCCGCACCGCGCGCGGGTGGCGCATCTGCGTCTTTCCATGCGCTCGGAGAGGGAGCGTACCAACCGGCCCCATTTTGATGTGAGTGGCAACGCCCAGTGGCTGGGTTTTGAGCAGGTTAACGGCACGATGCGCACCTACGATGTGGATCCACAACACCCCGGGGCAGCCTCGGTGATCACGGTTCAGACCAGCGTGGATCTGACCAACTTTCGGATGCGAGGGCTGTGA
- a CDS encoding type IV pilus modification PilV family protein encodes MSKKTRRTQKGFSLVELLIAMMLLAVGVMATIAMQFVSLGGYTTSREVTGATEMARVVESRLRAEALGWTAATPVNTVPPVYADGRAMSYLAEIAQAGGTWVPLYATPVNQRLANQGSARFCVFAVGEQLVEATIPQPYMSVQIAVVYPGAQGTFPNQSGADLHGRCDVINTAWLVPGDPTLALEMQGLRASYFGTALRPQ; translated from the coding sequence ATGAGCAAGAAAACGAGGCGCACCCAGAAGGGGTTCTCCCTGGTGGAGCTGCTCATCGCGATGATGCTGTTGGCGGTGGGAGTGATGGCGACCATTGCGATGCAGTTTGTGTCGCTGGGGGGCTACACCACCTCGCGTGAGGTCACCGGTGCGACCGAGATGGCGCGGGTGGTGGAGTCGCGGCTGCGAGCCGAGGCGTTGGGTTGGACGGCGGCGACGCCGGTGAACACCGTCCCGCCGGTCTATGCCGACGGGCGCGCGATGTCGTATCTGGCCGAGATCGCGCAGGCCGGCGGGACGTGGGTCCCGCTCTACGCTACGCCGGTGAACCAGCGCCTGGCCAACCAGGGGAGTGCGCGATTCTGCGTGTTTGCGGTGGGCGAGCAGCTGGTGGAGGCGACGATTCCGCAGCCCTATATGAGCGTTCAGATCGCGGTGGTGTATCCCGGGGCTCAGGGCACCTTTCCCAATCAGAGTGGCGCGGATCTCCACGGGCGTTGTGACGTGATCAATACCGCGTGGTTGGTGCCGGGGGATCCGACGCTGGCTCTGGAGATGCAGGGGCTGCGCGCCAGTTACTTCGGGACGGCGCTTCGTCCGCAATGA